A stretch of the Actinoalloteichus fjordicus genome encodes the following:
- a CDS encoding enoyl-CoA hydratase-related protein, protein MIEDDHGVRVLTFNRPAAFNSLTVQLKNDLLAALRDAAQDDAVRALVITGTGRAFCAGQDLKEHIALLQAGDEAPLHTVEEHYNPLIELVTSMPKPVIAAVNGTAAGAGASLAYAADLRIADRSAKFLMAFAGVGLTADSGASWTLPRLIGYGRAMEMMLLGQPVTAEEALRVGMINRLVEDGEAVAAARELAGRLAAGPTTAYAKIKQTLRAAASSELTTALATEARTQAEAGQTVDHREAVDAFVAKREPRFLGR, encoded by the coding sequence CTGATCGAAGACGATCACGGTGTGCGCGTCCTGACCTTCAACCGGCCCGCCGCGTTCAACTCGTTGACGGTGCAGTTGAAGAACGATCTGCTGGCCGCGCTGCGCGATGCGGCCCAGGACGATGCCGTCCGGGCGCTGGTGATCACCGGTACGGGCCGCGCGTTCTGCGCTGGTCAAGACCTCAAGGAGCACATCGCGCTGCTCCAGGCAGGCGACGAGGCGCCGCTGCACACGGTGGAAGAGCACTACAACCCGCTGATCGAACTCGTCACCTCGATGCCTAAACCGGTCATCGCGGCCGTGAACGGCACGGCGGCCGGGGCAGGGGCCTCGCTGGCCTACGCAGCGGATCTGCGCATCGCCGACCGGTCGGCCAAATTCCTGATGGCCTTCGCGGGCGTCGGTCTCACCGCCGACTCCGGTGCCTCCTGGACGCTGCCTCGGCTGATCGGATACGGACGGGCGATGGAGATGATGCTGCTCGGGCAGCCGGTGACGGCCGAGGAGGCCCTGCGGGTCGGGATGATCAATCGACTGGTGGAGGACGGCGAGGCCGTGGCCGCCGCGCGGGAGCTGGCGGGCCGGTTGGCGGCGGGTCCGACGACGGCCTACGCGAAGATCAAGCAGACGCTCCGGGCCGCCGCGTCGAGCGAGTTGACCACGGCGCTGGCCACCGAGGCCCGGACTCAGGCCGAGGCGGGGCAGACCGTCGATCACCGGGAGGCGGTCGACGCGTTCGTCGCCAAGCGCGAGCCGAGGTTCCTCGGCCGCTGA
- a CDS encoding PaaX family transcriptional regulator yields MRARSALFDLFGGHLRGRGGAATIAALVRLLEPLGFASPAVRTAVSRTVRQGWLTPVRLPDGPGYSLTAKAERRLDEAAARIYRTRPDDWDGRWHILVLEGLPGRPARDRLTSSLRLLGYGELGPVTWVAPRPAEELSDVLAVESTRASSFSGTHQGDDGELARRAWNLDALAEDYSAFIQDWEGRLAVVDAADDAAAFAAGLELLHAWRGFLFRDPGLPATVLPREWGGDLAAAFFDRHTARLAPAADRFVRLCLASSAGSPADSSPDQGEGRQD; encoded by the coding sequence GTGCGAGCTCGGTCAGCATTGTTCGATCTCTTCGGCGGTCACCTGCGCGGCAGGGGCGGCGCCGCGACGATCGCTGCGCTGGTACGGCTGTTGGAGCCGTTGGGATTCGCCTCCCCCGCCGTGCGGACCGCAGTGTCCAGAACGGTGCGTCAGGGCTGGTTGACGCCGGTACGGCTGCCCGACGGGCCCGGTTATTCGTTGACGGCCAAGGCCGAACGTCGCCTGGACGAGGCGGCCGCGCGCATCTACCGAACCCGTCCCGACGACTGGGACGGCCGCTGGCACATCCTCGTCTTGGAGGGGCTGCCGGGGCGGCCTGCCCGCGACCGGCTCACCTCCTCACTTCGGCTGCTGGGATACGGAGAACTCGGTCCGGTGACCTGGGTCGCACCCCGTCCCGCCGAGGAGCTGTCGGACGTCCTGGCGGTGGAGTCCACGCGCGCGAGCAGTTTTTCGGGCACTCATCAGGGTGACGATGGAGAGCTGGCGCGTCGCGCGTGGAACCTCGATGCCCTGGCCGAGGACTACTCGGCGTTCATCCAGGACTGGGAGGGCCGCCTCGCCGTCGTCGACGCGGCCGACGACGCGGCGGCGTTCGCGGCCGGTCTCGAACTGCTGCACGCCTGGCGCGGCTTCCTGTTCCGTGATCCCGGTCTCCCGGCCACTGTGCTTCCTCGAGAATGGGGCGGTGACCTGGCCGCCGCGTTCTTCGACCGACACACCGCTCGGTTGGCCCCGGCGGCGGATCGGTTCGTTCGGCTGTGTCTGGCGAGCAGTGCAGGGTCACCCGCCGACTCATCACCTGACCAGGGTGAGGGGCGGCAGGATTAG
- a CDS encoding DUF3117 domain-containing protein: MAAMKPRTGDGPLEVTKEGRGIVMRVPLEGGGRLVVEMSAEEASNLGDALNAAVG; this comes from the coding sequence ATGGCGGCCATGAAGCCCCGGACCGGCGACGGTCCCCTCGAGGTCACCAAGGAGGGACGCGGCATCGTGATGCGGGTCCCGCTCGAGGGTGGTGGGCGCCTCGTCGTCGAGATGTCGGCAGAGGAGGCCAGTAACCTTGGCGATGCACTGAACGCCGCCGTGGGGTGA
- a CDS encoding leucyl aminopeptidase family protein, translating to MPARGADHLVEDCARLRVAGFRGKVGRVERIGLGEAPPRWMFGVGTGSPADWRAAGAAVLRSAEEHDSHAHEAGLDSVEEVSLLLPASLDDAEITALVIGASLGSHRFTVTGRERPPKPTAVTFVLPAETPEETVAAVTSAVDRAVAVSSATALARDLANAPSNVKNPDWLAEAAVAVGAGHPDLAVTVRDEQWLTEHGFGGVLAVGGGSASPSRLIELAWRPAGAADGPHLVLVGKGITFDTGGISLKPADGMHLMRTDMAGGASVIAALIGIATLRLPIRVTGLVPSAENHVSGAAYRPGDVVTHFGGRTSEIVNTDAEGRLVLADALAYAVDRLDPTVLVDVATLTGAMKISLGLRTGGLFSSDDALADAVTAAGERVGEAWWRMPLLADHAEDVRGDWADVRQGPPGPGGVMAALFLREFTAGLPWVHLDIAGPARADRSYAEVNPGATGFAARTLIELAASQVPSS from the coding sequence CTGCCTGCGCGCGGCGCGGATCACCTGGTCGAGGACTGCGCTCGTCTACGAGTCGCGGGATTCCGCGGCAAGGTCGGCCGGGTCGAGCGGATCGGCCTCGGCGAGGCCCCGCCGAGGTGGATGTTCGGGGTCGGAACCGGCTCGCCCGCTGACTGGCGTGCCGCAGGCGCCGCCGTGCTGCGCAGCGCCGAGGAGCACGATTCACACGCCCATGAGGCGGGCCTCGACTCCGTCGAGGAGGTCAGCCTGCTGCTCCCCGCATCCCTGGACGACGCCGAGATCACCGCGCTCGTCATCGGCGCCTCCCTCGGCTCGCATCGGTTCACCGTGACCGGGCGGGAACGCCCGCCGAAGCCGACGGCCGTCACGTTCGTGCTGCCGGCGGAGACGCCGGAGGAGACGGTGGCGGCGGTGACCTCCGCAGTGGACCGTGCGGTCGCGGTGTCCTCGGCGACCGCCTTGGCCAGAGACCTCGCCAACGCGCCGTCGAACGTCAAGAACCCCGACTGGCTGGCCGAGGCGGCGGTGGCGGTCGGCGCGGGGCATCCGGATCTTGCGGTGACCGTCCGGGACGAGCAGTGGCTGACCGAGCACGGCTTCGGCGGTGTGCTCGCGGTCGGCGGCGGCTCCGCGAGCCCGTCCAGGCTGATCGAACTCGCCTGGCGGCCGGCCGGCGCAGCCGACGGGCCGCACCTGGTCTTGGTCGGCAAGGGCATCACGTTCGACACCGGCGGAATCTCGCTCAAGCCCGCCGACGGGATGCATCTGATGCGGACCGACATGGCGGGCGGGGCCTCGGTGATCGCCGCGCTGATCGGCATCGCGACGTTGCGGCTGCCGATCCGGGTCACCGGTCTCGTGCCCAGTGCCGAGAACCACGTGTCGGGCGCCGCCTATCGGCCGGGCGACGTGGTGACGCACTTCGGCGGCCGGACGAGCGAGATCGTCAACACCGACGCCGAGGGCAGGCTGGTCCTGGCCGACGCGCTCGCCTACGCCGTCGATCGGCTCGATCCGACGGTGCTCGTGGACGTCGCGACGCTGACCGGCGCGATGAAGATCTCGCTCGGACTGCGCACCGGCGGCCTGTTCAGCTCCGACGACGCCCTCGCCGACGCGGTGACCGCGGCGGGCGAGCGGGTCGGCGAGGCCTGGTGGCGGATGCCGCTGCTCGCCGACCACGCCGAGGACGTGCGCGGCGACTGGGCGGACGTCCGGCAGGGCCCGCCCGGTCCCGGCGGCGTGATGGCGGCGCTGTTCCTGCGCGAGTTCACCGCCGGACTGCCCTGGGTCCACCTCGACATCGCAGGTCCCGCCCGAGCCGATCGTTCTTACGCGGAGGTCAATCCCGGCGCGACCGGCTTCGCCGCCCGCACACTGATCGAACTGGCCGCCTCGCAGGTGCCGTCCTCCTGA
- a CDS encoding LysR family transcriptional regulator, whose protein sequence is MDESAERLARDLAPRLALLRAVATEAHVTRVAALLDVPQPTVSRWLARLGTELGTPVVMRKGRGIRLTRAGELLAEAAEHALAALEPGCRRALDEADPDRGRVALAFLHTMGGVQVPELLRGFRLQRPSVRFTLGQAPHETILSQLRNGCVDLGLTSPLPTDDPDLRCAPLFEQPLVLAVAAGHRLAGRSRVRIGELADEEFVGLEPGFGLRQITDELCAAAGFTPVLTFEGQETDTVRGLVAAGLGIAMVPVADAGPPPGVVEVRLSPRSGRTIGLVWLAGRPMTSAVRAFRDFAIAARHHATPPPLTRPDDPRSGGSPAGDTAARSGGGGRTDAPPP, encoded by the coding sequence ATGGATGAGTCAGCCGAACGGCTCGCCCGGGACCTCGCCCCGAGACTGGCCCTGCTGCGCGCGGTCGCCACCGAGGCACACGTCACCCGAGTCGCGGCCCTGCTGGACGTTCCCCAACCGACCGTGAGCCGGTGGCTCGCCAGGCTCGGCACCGAGTTGGGGACTCCCGTGGTGATGCGGAAGGGCCGCGGCATCCGCCTCACCCGCGCGGGCGAACTGCTCGCCGAGGCCGCCGAACACGCCCTCGCGGCCCTGGAGCCGGGCTGCCGTCGCGCGCTGGACGAGGCCGATCCCGATCGCGGGCGCGTGGCATTGGCGTTCCTGCACACCATGGGCGGGGTGCAGGTGCCCGAGTTGCTTCGAGGCTTCCGTCTCCAGCGCCCGTCCGTGCGCTTCACCCTCGGCCAGGCGCCGCACGAGACGATCCTGTCCCAGCTGCGCAACGGCTGCGTCGACCTCGGCCTGACCTCGCCGCTGCCGACCGACGATCCGGATCTGCGCTGCGCCCCGCTGTTCGAGCAGCCGCTCGTCCTCGCCGTCGCCGCCGGGCACCGCCTGGCAGGCCGCAGCAGGGTCCGCATCGGGGAGCTGGCCGACGAGGAGTTCGTCGGCCTCGAACCCGGTTTCGGGCTGCGGCAGATCACCGACGAGCTGTGTGCGGCGGCGGGCTTCACCCCCGTGCTGACGTTCGAGGGCCAGGAGACCGACACCGTGCGCGGTCTGGTGGCGGCCGGGCTCGGCATCGCGATGGTGCCCGTAGCCGACGCCGGTCCGCCGCCGGGTGTGGTGGAGGTCCGACTCAGCCCGAGATCCGGCCGCACGATCGGGCTGGTCTGGCTCGCGGGTCGCCCGATGACCTCGGCGGTCCGCGCGTTCCGTGATTTCGCCATCGCCGCCCGCCACCACGCGACGCCGCCGCCCCTCACTCGGCCTGACGACCCAAGATCCGGTGGCTCACCGGCAGGCGACACGGCGGCTCGAAGCGGTGGAGGCGGCCGCACCGACGCCCCGCCTCCGTGA
- a CDS encoding MFS transporter, translated as MAVSDDSGVDGPGDSVAGRSSGPHGSPRDHGAGPAQPAFGGAVPDAGSARRRARRIGVAMLVAGFAVFALLYSVQPVLPQFAEQYGLGPGGASLAVSAATGGLAVGLLPLAVVSQALGRRPVMIVSVCAAVLIGVVVPLADSFPMLVTLRAVQGLAVAGLASVAMAYLAVETRAAGLGAAIGLYVAGNSLGGMSGRLITGVIADLANWRIGVWAVTLLAAACAVVFVLVLPPSQGPRPAPLRRSAVLGGLRAAVTDPVLYGPYLVAALGMGGFVSLYNVLGFRLLAPPFLLAPAVVALVFLAYAIGSITSATAGRAADRLGRPRVLIGALAVTVLGVLVTLPDQLGAVLLGLGLFTGGFFAAHAVAGGWVSARASGAARTQAPALYLLAYYLGGSVGGVIGGLVYGRWGWAGLVLVVCAWFLLASTGVLLAARAQRRARRDAAGQADSDVGRQARSRSSSAAPTRG; from the coding sequence GTGGCTGTCTCCGACGATTCGGGAGTCGACGGCCCCGGCGACTCCGTTGCTGGGCGGTCGTCGGGGCCTCACGGCTCACCTCGGGACCACGGCGCGGGGCCTGCACAACCCGCTTTCGGCGGCGCGGTGCCGGACGCAGGCAGCGCCCGGCGACGCGCCCGCCGAATCGGCGTGGCGATGCTGGTCGCGGGCTTCGCCGTCTTCGCCCTGCTCTACTCGGTCCAGCCCGTGCTGCCGCAGTTCGCCGAGCAGTACGGGCTCGGTCCCGGCGGGGCTTCGCTGGCGGTGTCGGCGGCGACCGGCGGCCTGGCCGTCGGGCTGCTGCCGCTGGCCGTGGTCTCCCAGGCGCTCGGTCGTCGACCGGTCATGATCGTCTCGGTCTGCGCCGCCGTGCTGATCGGCGTGGTGGTGCCGCTGGCGGACTCCTTCCCGATGCTGGTCACACTGCGTGCGGTGCAGGGCCTGGCGGTCGCGGGGCTGGCCTCCGTCGCGATGGCCTACCTGGCTGTCGAGACTCGGGCGGCGGGTCTCGGCGCGGCCATCGGCCTCTACGTCGCGGGGAACAGCCTCGGTGGGATGTCCGGGCGGCTGATCACCGGCGTGATCGCCGATCTCGCGAACTGGCGGATCGGCGTCTGGGCGGTGACTCTGCTGGCTGCGGCCTGCGCGGTCGTGTTCGTGCTGGTACTGCCGCCGTCGCAGGGGCCGAGGCCCGCCCCGCTGCGTCGATCCGCAGTCCTCGGCGGGCTGCGGGCCGCGGTGACCGATCCGGTGCTCTACGGCCCCTACCTGGTAGCGGCCCTGGGAATGGGCGGATTCGTCTCGCTCTACAACGTGCTGGGCTTCCGGCTGCTGGCTCCGCCGTTCCTGCTGGCTCCGGCGGTGGTAGCGCTGGTGTTCCTGGCCTACGCGATCGGCAGCATCACCTCGGCGACGGCGGGACGGGCGGCGGATCGACTGGGCAGGCCGCGGGTGTTGATCGGCGCCTTGGCGGTCACCGTCCTCGGGGTGCTGGTGACGCTGCCCGACCAGCTCGGTGCCGTCCTGCTCGGCCTCGGCCTGTTCACCGGCGGATTCTTCGCCGCACACGCCGTGGCGGGCGGCTGGGTGAGCGCCAGGGCGAGCGGGGCGGCCAGGACGCAGGCGCCTGCCCTGTATCTCCTGGCCTACTACCTCGGCGGCAGCGTCGGCGGAGTGATCGGCGGCCTGGTCTACGGCCGTTGGGGTTGGGCAGGCCTCGTCCTCGTCGTCTGTGCGTGGTTCCTGCTCGCCTCGACGGGGGTGCTGCTCGCCGCCCGTGCCCAACGACGAGCCCGACGGGACGCAGCGGGGCAGGCGGATTCCGACGTCGGCAGGCAGGCGCGATCGAGGAGCAGTTCGGCAGCCCCGACGAGGGGCTGA
- the glgA gene encoding glycogen synthase → MRIGLMTREYPPEVYGGAGVHVGFLVPRLRELIDVDVHCFGEPREDARAHAPAPGLEAANAALRALSVDLSMTQAAESVDLVHSHTWYANLAGHLAGLLHGVPHVVTAHSLEPRRPWKAEQLGGGYRLSSWVERTAYEAADAVIAVSDGMRADVLSCYPALDPDRVHVVRNGIDTDAYHPVTATDALQAMGVDPGRPIVAFVGRITRQKGVAHLVAAAHHLDPEAQLVLCAGAPDTPEIGEEIARAVAELAATRPGVFWIQRMLDPAEVRQVLSHATVFVCPSVYEPLGIVNLEAMACGTAVVASDVGGIPEVVDHEETGLLVHLDEKDPLTFQHGLAEAVNALLADPARAAAMGAAGRRRAVTDFSWAGVAEQTVAVYRAALAG, encoded by the coding sequence GTGCGCATCGGACTGATGACCCGTGAATATCCGCCCGAGGTCTACGGCGGGGCAGGCGTCCACGTCGGCTTCCTCGTCCCCCGGCTGCGGGAGTTGATCGACGTCGACGTGCACTGCTTCGGCGAGCCGCGCGAGGACGCCCGCGCCCACGCGCCCGCGCCCGGCCTGGAGGCGGCCAACGCGGCACTGCGCGCACTCTCGGTCGACCTGTCGATGACCCAGGCCGCCGAGTCGGTCGACCTCGTCCACTCCCATACCTGGTACGCCAACCTGGCGGGCCATCTCGCGGGGCTGCTGCACGGCGTTCCCCACGTCGTCACCGCCCATTCGCTGGAACCGCGCAGGCCGTGGAAGGCCGAGCAGCTCGGCGGCGGGTACCGGTTGTCCTCATGGGTGGAGCGCACCGCATACGAGGCCGCGGACGCGGTGATCGCCGTCAGCGACGGGATGCGAGCCGACGTGCTCTCCTGCTACCCCGCTCTCGACCCGGACCGGGTGCACGTGGTGCGCAACGGCATCGACACCGACGCCTATCACCCGGTGACGGCGACGGACGCGCTCCAGGCGATGGGGGTCGACCCTGGCAGGCCGATCGTCGCCTTCGTCGGCCGGATCACCCGGCAGAAGGGCGTGGCGCATCTGGTCGCCGCAGCACATCACCTCGACCCCGAGGCGCAACTCGTCCTCTGTGCGGGCGCCCCGGACACACCGGAGATCGGCGAGGAGATCGCGCGGGCGGTCGCCGAGCTGGCGGCCACGCGCCCCGGTGTCTTCTGGATTCAGCGGATGCTCGATCCGGCGGAGGTCCGCCAGGTCCTCAGCCATGCCACGGTCTTCGTCTGCCCGTCGGTGTACGAGCCGCTGGGCATCGTCAATCTGGAGGCCATGGCCTGCGGCACGGCCGTGGTGGCCTCGGACGTCGGCGGCATCCCCGAGGTCGTCGATCACGAGGAGACGGGGCTGCTGGTGCATCTCGACGAGAAGGACCCGCTGACCTTCCAGCACGGGCTGGCCGAGGCGGTCAACGCCCTGCTCGCCGATCCGGCCCGCGCGGCAGCCATGGGCGCGGCGGGCAGGCGGCGCGCGGTGACGGACTTCTCCTGGGCAGGCGTGGCAGAGCAGACGGTGGCCGTCTATCGGGCTGCCCTGGCGGGCTGA
- the glgC gene encoding glucose-1-phosphate adenylyltransferase, with product MKGQPSVLGIVLAGGEGKRLWPLTADRAKPAVPFGGNYRLVDFVLSNLVNAGYVRLCVLTQYKSHSLDRHISTTWRLSGVLGDYITPVPAQQRLGPRWYTGSADAIYQSLNLVYDEHPDHIVVFGADHVYRMDPAQMVRQHIESGAGVTVAGIRVPRTEAKAFGCIDSDADGRITSFLEKPADPPHVPDDPEVTFASMGNYVFSTEVLLDALRADAADPDSVHDMGGNIIPMLVDRGVATVYDFSDNEVPGSTERDHGYWRDVGTLDAYYDAHRDLVSVHPVFNLYNQQWPIRTATPPLPPAKFIEGGTARESMVGPGSIISGGDIRGSVVSADVMVDDGAIVEDSVLLPGVRIGRGAVVRRAILDKNVVIAPGARIGVDPARDRESYTVSSGGVVVLGKGARAER from the coding sequence GTGAAGGGGCAGCCCAGCGTACTCGGGATCGTGCTCGCGGGCGGCGAGGGCAAACGGCTGTGGCCGCTGACCGCGGACCGGGCGAAACCGGCGGTCCCCTTCGGGGGAAACTATCGACTCGTCGACTTCGTGCTGTCGAATCTGGTGAACGCGGGCTACGTCCGCCTCTGCGTGCTCACCCAGTACAAGTCGCATTCACTCGACCGGCACATCTCCACGACGTGGCGACTCTCCGGGGTGCTCGGCGACTACATCACGCCCGTGCCTGCGCAGCAGCGGCTCGGACCTCGCTGGTACACCGGCAGCGCCGATGCCATCTATCAGTCGCTGAACCTGGTGTATGACGAGCATCCGGATCACATCGTCGTCTTCGGCGCCGACCACGTGTACCGGATGGACCCGGCGCAGATGGTCCGCCAGCACATCGAGTCCGGTGCGGGAGTCACAGTGGCGGGCATCAGGGTGCCGCGCACCGAGGCCAAGGCATTCGGCTGCATCGACTCCGACGCCGACGGCCGGATCACCAGCTTCCTGGAGAAGCCCGCCGATCCGCCGCACGTGCCGGACGACCCGGAGGTCACCTTCGCGTCGATGGGCAACTACGTCTTCTCCACCGAGGTGCTGCTGGACGCCCTGCGGGCCGACGCCGCCGACCCCGACTCCGTCCACGACATGGGCGGCAACATCATTCCGATGCTCGTCGACCGGGGCGTGGCCACCGTCTACGACTTCAGCGACAACGAGGTACCCGGTTCCACGGAGCGGGACCACGGCTACTGGCGGGACGTCGGAACCCTGGACGCCTACTACGACGCCCATCGGGATCTCGTGTCGGTGCACCCGGTCTTCAACCTCTACAACCAGCAGTGGCCGATCCGCACCGCCACGCCGCCCCTGCCGCCCGCGAAGTTCATCGAGGGCGGCACCGCACGGGAGTCGATGGTCGGCCCCGGCTCGATCATCTCCGGCGGCGACATCCGGGGTTCGGTCGTCAGCGCCGACGTGATGGTGGACGACGGTGCGATCGTGGAGGACAGCGTGCTGCTGCCCGGAGTCCGGATCGGGCGCGGTGCGGTGGTGCGACGGGCGATCCTGGACAAGAACGTCGTCATCGCGCCCGGCGCGCGGATCGGCGTGGACCCCGCGCGGGATCGGGAGTCCTACACGGTGAGCAGCGGCGGGGTCGTCGTCCTCGGCAAGGGCGCCCGCGCGGAGCGCTGA